In a genomic window of Sporosarcina trichiuri:
- a CDS encoding tellurite resistance/C4-dicarboxylate transporter family protein, with the protein MIDILMKQAKHLFPGSFASVMATGALAVGLNLLGFHGLAPILIAVNTVLYTVLWLMTLIRLFRWPRELRVDVVSHSKGAGFFTLVAGTAVFGSQLLLTGGCIMIAKVLWFTALILWAVIMYTFFTAMTIRKEKPPLEKGFNGTWLLSSVATQSIAVLGTLLSPSVHQHQDILLFTSLSMYFLGSMLYLPLMALIFYRFAFVRFSYGELSPPYWISMGALAITTLAGSSLILHAEYFPLINEITPFLKGFTLFFWITGTWWIPLLVILTIWHYGFHRPPIRYNPQIWSMVFPLAMYTAGTFQFSKALQLPFVSVLSEGMAFLAVGSWIVVFLAMCTAILRSFGKMGDVK; encoded by the coding sequence ATGATCGATATACTGATGAAGCAGGCCAAGCATCTGTTTCCAGGCAGTTTCGCCTCCGTCATGGCTACGGGCGCTCTCGCAGTCGGGCTCAACCTGCTTGGATTCCACGGACTTGCGCCTATTCTGATCGCAGTCAATACAGTGCTGTATACGGTCCTCTGGCTGATGACGCTGATACGTCTGTTCCGCTGGCCGCGTGAACTGCGGGTTGATGTCGTCAGCCACAGCAAAGGAGCGGGCTTTTTCACTCTGGTTGCCGGGACGGCTGTCTTCGGGAGCCAGCTGCTGCTGACAGGCGGCTGCATCATGATAGCGAAAGTCCTCTGGTTCACCGCACTCATCCTCTGGGCTGTTATTATGTATACGTTTTTCACGGCGATGACCATCCGGAAAGAGAAACCGCCGCTTGAAAAAGGGTTCAATGGCACATGGCTGCTGTCCTCTGTCGCGACACAATCCATTGCTGTGCTTGGAACCCTGCTGTCGCCATCTGTCCATCAGCATCAGGACATCCTTTTGTTCACATCGTTATCCATGTACTTCCTGGGCAGCATGCTCTATCTCCCGCTGATGGCCCTCATCTTCTACCGCTTTGCATTTGTCCGGTTTTCCTACGGCGAATTATCGCCGCCGTACTGGATCAGCATGGGCGCCTTGGCGATCACGACACTTGCCGGTTCCAGTCTGATCCTGCATGCCGAGTATTTCCCGCTTATCAATGAGATTACGCCATTCCTGAAAGGATTCACGCTGTTCTTCTGGATTACAGGCACCTGGTGGATCCCTCTGCTGGTGATCCTGACGATCTGGCATTATGGATTCCACCGTCCGCCGATCCGCTACAATCCGCAGATCTGGAGTATGGTGTTCCCGCTGGCCATGTACACAGCCGGAACATTCCAGTTTTCAAAAGCGCTTCAGCTGCCGTTTGTATCGGTCCTGTCGGAAGGGATGGCTTTTCTGGCAGTCGGTTCATGGATTGTCGTATTCCTCGCCATGTGTACCGCGATTTTGCGGTCTTTCGGAAAAATGGGGGATGTGAAGTGA
- a CDS encoding CtsR family transcriptional regulator — MRNISDIIEGYLKSIIEHEDNGIAEIKRNEVAEKFQCVPSQINYVIKTRFTIERGYAVESKRGGGGYIRIHRIQTNSRKELVDHILESLQEGASSVMTEDIIYRLLAEQAVTKREARLMLAAVDHAAKHYPLQEREVIRARVLQAMLFSLLYDQSE, encoded by the coding sequence ATGCGAAACATTTCCGACATCATAGAAGGGTATTTGAAGTCGATTATCGAACATGAAGATAATGGAATCGCGGAAATCAAGCGCAATGAAGTGGCTGAGAAATTTCAATGTGTCCCTTCGCAGATCAACTACGTCATCAAGACTCGGTTCACGATCGAGCGGGGGTACGCTGTCGAGTCGAAGCGGGGCGGCGGGGGGTACATCCGGATCCACCGCATACAGACCAATTCACGCAAGGAGCTCGTCGATCATATTTTAGAGAGTCTGCAGGAAGGGGCATCTTCCGTCATGACGGAAGATATCATCTACCGGCTCCTCGCTGAACAGGCGGTGACGAAACGCGAAGCACGCCTGATGCTGGCGGCGGTCGATCATGCCGCTAAACACTATCCCCTGCAGGAACGGGAAGTGATCCGGGCGCGGGTGCTTCAGGCAATGCTGTTTTCGCTCCTTTACGACCAGTCCGAATGA
- a CDS encoding acetyltransferase, with the protein MNWYEKLSEYFPIEEMKSKEHMDALLKDKHNVYHKDEGPKHVLMYVETESFVFVDYLFVSAASRGEGLGKKLLTKLKEKGKPILLEVEPVDYEDTDTAKRLKFYARESFHHAQRIGYSRRSLATGEHTDLEILYWSPDDADEETVYDAMKMTYEEIHTYKDDEFYGESYDPCHQVLTFKTEGKPNILKEFATVGA; encoded by the coding sequence ATGAACTGGTACGAAAAACTGAGTGAGTATTTCCCAATCGAAGAGATGAAATCAAAAGAGCATATGGACGCCCTGCTGAAAGATAAGCACAATGTCTACCATAAGGATGAAGGGCCGAAACATGTACTTATGTACGTGGAGACCGAATCATTCGTCTTTGTCGATTATCTGTTCGTGTCCGCAGCGTCCCGCGGCGAAGGACTCGGCAAGAAACTGCTGACCAAGCTGAAAGAGAAAGGGAAGCCGATCCTGCTGGAAGTGGAGCCTGTCGATTACGAAGATACCGACACAGCAAAACGGCTGAAATTCTATGCCCGCGAGTCATTCCACCACGCCCAGCGGATCGGCTACAGCAGACGTTCGCTTGCAACAGGCGAGCATACGGACCTCGAGATCCTGTACTGGTCGCCGGATGATGCGGATGAAGAAACGGTCTATGATGCGATGAAGATGACGTATGAAGAGATCCACACGTATAAAGACGATGAGTTTTACGGGGAATCATACGATCCTTGCCATCAAGTGTTAACATTTAAGACCGAAGGCAAACCTAATATCCTGAAAGAGTTCGCAACAGTCGGCGCGTAA
- a CDS encoding UvrB/UvrC motif-containing protein produces MLCENCKERPVSVILKQETPNGPVERNLCDQCAFNLQTFSFSPQQEPMSIQQFLSQWLTGEAIQPQTRGNQGMPECPECGLTFHRFLEIGKFGCPVCYDTFRERLPRVFGKLHNGSTAHTGKIPASFNEKMTIRKKIEALRASMQEAIQEERFEQAAVLRDEVNEWKRKLAAEPAEGGISDGE; encoded by the coding sequence ATGCTTTGCGAAAATTGCAAGGAACGGCCGGTATCGGTCATTTTGAAACAGGAGACGCCGAATGGGCCGGTGGAACGGAACCTTTGTGACCAGTGCGCCTTCAATCTGCAGACGTTTTCTTTCAGTCCCCAGCAGGAGCCGATGTCGATCCAGCAGTTCCTCTCTCAGTGGCTGACCGGGGAAGCGATCCAGCCGCAGACGCGGGGGAACCAGGGGATGCCGGAATGTCCGGAATGCGGTCTGACCTTCCACAGGTTCCTGGAAATCGGTAAATTCGGCTGCCCGGTCTGCTACGACACATTCCGTGAACGGCTGCCGCGGGTATTCGGCAAACTGCACAATGGCAGCACGGCACATACGGGAAAGATACCGGCGTCATTCAATGAGAAGATGACAATCCGGAAAAAGATCGAAGCGCTCCGGGCCAGCATGCAGGAGGCCATCCAGGAAGAACGATTCGAACAGGCAGCTGTCCTGCGCGATGAAGTGAACGAGTGGAAGCGCAAGCTGGCTGCGGAACCGGCTGAAGGAGGGATTTCGGATGGGGAATGA
- a CDS encoding biotin transporter BioY encodes MGTTAAMKPNRSKTISGTLGLVYSAMFAALMMIGANITYFIPAMAVSGVPITLQTFFATLAGLLLGSRYGAAAMTVYMAIGLAGAPVFAKFGGGFSTVVSTQFGFILSFIAVAYAAGKIVEKKGTLPAFIAAALIGFVINYAIGTNWMYAAYKLWAAAPDAFTYKIAWIWMLPTIPKDVILAVLAGIFGHRMVRILKIRRSL; translated from the coding sequence ATGGGAACAACAGCAGCAATGAAACCGAACCGGTCGAAAACGATATCCGGTACACTCGGCCTCGTCTATTCCGCCATGTTCGCGGCTTTGATGATGATCGGGGCGAATATTACGTACTTCATACCCGCGATGGCGGTCAGCGGCGTGCCGATCACGCTGCAGACGTTTTTCGCGACGTTGGCCGGCCTGCTTCTCGGAAGCCGCTACGGCGCTGCCGCCATGACGGTATATATGGCGATCGGCCTGGCCGGCGCGCCGGTCTTCGCAAAATTCGGCGGAGGTTTCAGTACGGTCGTCAGTACACAATTCGGCTTTATCCTTTCCTTCATAGCTGTGGCATACGCTGCCGGTAAAATCGTCGAGAAGAAAGGCACCCTGCCTGCCTTCATCGCTGCAGCACTTATCGGATTCGTCATCAACTATGCGATCGGCACGAACTGGATGTACGCGGCGTACAAGCTCTGGGCAGCCGCGCCGGATGCATTCACGTATAAAATCGCCTGGATCTGGATGCTTCCGACAATCCCGAAAGATGTCATTTTGGCAGTCCTTGCCGGCATATTCGGCCATCGGATGGTGCGCATCCTCAAAATCCGCCGGTCACTGTAA